One Cryobacterium roopkundense genomic region harbors:
- the pdhA gene encoding pyruvate dehydrogenase (acetyl-transferring) E1 component subunit alpha: MATRPAATRARKPRPTAAQKRSIDFYRQMMLIRRFEERAARSYTQALIGGYCHLNLGEEAAVVGLMAALRPTDYLFTNYREHGYAITRGIDPNRVMAELYGRADGVSKGWGGSMHMFDFEKRMLGGYGIVGGQIPLATGAALAIDYRSGDEIVLCTMGDGTTNIGAFHESLNIASLWNLPIVYVIINNRLGMATTVDKASAEPELYKRASAYRMASERVDGLDPLAVFDAAERAVASARGGKPFLLEVVTERLRGHSVVDPAKYRSAEELTLVMERDPVHALAARLLADGLLDDAALATIDENATTRVTEAAGFAENSPFPDVSTLFDYTYATPVANDSHRLPGQPLFEPEPIPEYGDDK, from the coding sequence TTGGCCACTCGACCGGCAGCAACCCGGGCACGCAAGCCCAGACCCACCGCAGCCCAGAAACGTTCGATCGATTTCTACCGCCAGATGATGCTCATCCGTCGGTTCGAAGAACGCGCGGCCCGGTCATACACGCAGGCCCTCATCGGCGGCTACTGCCACCTCAATCTCGGGGAGGAGGCGGCGGTCGTCGGGCTGATGGCGGCCCTGCGCCCCACCGATTACCTCTTCACGAACTACCGCGAGCACGGCTACGCGATCACGCGCGGAATCGATCCCAACCGGGTGATGGCCGAGCTGTACGGCCGGGCCGACGGCGTTTCCAAGGGTTGGGGCGGGTCGATGCACATGTTCGACTTCGAGAAGCGGATGCTGGGGGGCTACGGAATCGTCGGCGGCCAGATTCCCCTCGCCACGGGTGCCGCCCTGGCGATCGACTACCGGAGCGGCGACGAGATCGTGCTGTGCACCATGGGCGACGGAACCACGAACATCGGCGCGTTCCACGAGTCGCTGAATATCGCGTCGCTGTGGAACCTGCCGATCGTGTACGTGATCATCAACAACCGGCTGGGAATGGCCACGACCGTGGACAAGGCCTCGGCCGAACCCGAGTTATACAAGCGGGCATCCGCTTACCGCATGGCCTCCGAGCGTGTGGATGGCCTCGATCCCCTCGCCGTGTTCGATGCGGCCGAGCGTGCCGTCGCCTCGGCCCGCGGTGGCAAGCCGTTTCTGCTGGAGGTCGTCACGGAGCGGCTGCGCGGGCACTCCGTGGTGGACCCGGCGAAGTACCGCAGCGCCGAGGAGTTGACCCTGGTGATGGAACGCGACCCTGTGCACGCGCTTGCAGCGCGCCTGCTCGCCGACGGCCTGCTCGATGACGCCGCGCTCGCGACAATCGATGAGAACGCCACAACGCGGGTCACCGAGGCCGCGGGGTTCGCCGAAAACAGCCCGTTTCCCGATGTGTCGACCCTGTTTGACTACACCTACGCGACCCCGGTTGCCAATGACTCGCACCGTCTGCCGGGGCAGCCACTGTTCGAACCGGAACCAATTCCCGAGTACGGAGACGACAAATGA
- a CDS encoding TetR/AcrR family transcriptional regulator, with translation MMAEERPVRRRGRPTEAERVERRDEILDAALPIFLEYGFGHATLDRIAGAARVTKRTLYTYFGNKAGVFTAMQQRLAANVSGEPLAPDTLESLATRIIAGVHSAEIIGLHRLVIAESLRFPHLARQFHDDADMRHVARLAEHIATEHGPDAAQRAEALYALLLGEDYRRRLLGLLGPITAPEAAHLARAALAVINLAAPAAYES, from the coding sequence ATGATGGCCGAGGAAAGGCCCGTTCGCCGGCGTGGCAGGCCCACGGAGGCCGAGCGCGTCGAACGACGTGACGAGATACTCGACGCCGCCCTGCCGATCTTTCTCGAGTACGGTTTCGGCCATGCCACTCTGGACCGCATTGCGGGCGCGGCGCGGGTGACCAAGCGCACCCTGTACACCTACTTCGGCAACAAGGCGGGCGTCTTCACGGCGATGCAGCAGCGCCTCGCCGCGAACGTGAGCGGCGAGCCCCTCGCTCCTGACACGCTGGAATCCCTCGCGACACGCATCATCGCCGGGGTTCACTCGGCCGAGATCATCGGGCTGCACCGACTCGTTATCGCCGAATCGCTGCGGTTTCCCCACCTCGCGCGCCAGTTTCACGACGATGCGGACATGCGCCACGTGGCCCGGCTGGCGGAGCACATTGCCACGGAACACGGACCGGATGCCGCGCAGCGCGCCGAAGCCCTGTACGCCCTGCTGCTCGGTGAGGACTACCGGCGCCGGCTCCTCGGCCTGCTCGGCCCGATCACCGCCCCCGAGGCGGCACACCTTGCCCGGGCGGCCCTCGCCGTGATCAACCTGGCCGCACCGGCCGCGTACGAATCGTGA
- a CDS encoding VOC family protein, with amino-acid sequence MNEKLCAYLSYEDAPAALWWMTELGFAVVRRQDGPANEVIHAEVRLGDVVLMVASTDAAYARLPLIGRSTGRGLYLLVDDVDGYFDRALAAGGTAVIEPEDTEWGTRRARVLDPEDTEWTFGTYEPGAAW; translated from the coding sequence ATGAACGAGAAACTCTGCGCCTACCTGAGCTACGAGGATGCCCCGGCCGCCCTCTGGTGGATGACAGAACTCGGCTTCGCCGTGGTCCGCAGGCAGGACGGTCCGGCGAATGAGGTCATCCATGCCGAGGTTCGCCTCGGTGACGTGGTGCTCATGGTTGCCAGCACAGATGCGGCATATGCCAGGTTGCCGCTGATCGGACGCTCGACCGGTCGCGGCCTCTATCTGCTGGTCGACGATGTGGACGGGTACTTCGACAGGGCCTTGGCGGCCGGCGGGACCGCCGTCATTGAGCCGGAAGACACCGAGTGGGGAACCCGGCGCGCACGCGTTCTCGATCCGGAAGACACCGAGTGGACCTTCGGAACATACGAGCCCGGCGCCGCCTGGTGA
- a CDS encoding DUF4287 domain-containing protein, whose protein sequence is MSFQAYLDNIEDKTGLTPREFIAIAHERGFDDPSVKAGVIVDWLKTDYDLGRGHAMALVHVIKKGATIDAKHVGSGTTHSDTSDSLWLDGKHNRPA, encoded by the coding sequence ATGTCTTTCCAGGCGTACCTCGACAACATCGAAGACAAGACCGGGCTGACCCCGCGGGAGTTTATCGCGATCGCCCATGAGCGGGGTTTCGACGATCCGTCCGTGAAGGCCGGGGTCATTGTCGATTGGCTGAAGACAGATTACGATCTGGGCCGCGGTCACGCCATGGCGTTGGTGCACGTCATTAAGAAAGGCGCCACGATCGACGCGAAGCACGTGGGATCGGGAACCACGCACAGCGACACGTCCGACTCGCTGTGGCTGGACGGTAAGCACAACCGCCCCGCGTGA
- a CDS encoding HNH endonuclease signature motif containing protein, translating into MLKTRKSDAEVIAQLERAEASVAAALAEVDYAGLREEGSLAVMGVVEKIGRRVDGARVASATDVATRADSALGHESLAYKNGCRGKYELITAVTRVSGSEAKRRMRLGGLISGAATAASGLLGQEVPVQHPAVAEGLASGELGVDAAEVIVTALEPLSRRVAPADLDRAERALVASATGAITPETEGLPGAGIAFSADLIRAQAHEWEARLDPDGAAPSDEQTAAKSTVGFGRLKAGLYPLRGGVTPELKGIMDGIFNTFLSAHAAPAFPSEEQQALIEAGELIPGAEEFDDPRTGGEKRADILRGVFEATARNSKTPTMGGAAPVVMVHVNAKDLKSGTGVGWVDGVEAPISLKAVRQKMCAGGYQNVILGEDGEVLRLGEKKRFFTPAQRRAIAARDGGCVIPGCTVAAAWCEVHHIIPWQHHGKTDINNGTLLCWYHHATIDTSGWEIRMVRGRPEVRGPVLFDPTRTWRPAATHRANTASAASG; encoded by the coding sequence ATGTTGAAGACGCGGAAATCAGATGCCGAGGTGATCGCCCAGTTGGAGAGGGCCGAGGCCTCGGTTGCTGCTGCGTTGGCGGAGGTGGACTACGCGGGGCTCCGTGAGGAGGGCTCTCTGGCGGTGATGGGGGTGGTGGAGAAGATTGGTCGCCGGGTTGATGGGGCTCGGGTGGCGTCGGCGACAGATGTCGCCACCCGGGCCGATTCGGCGTTGGGTCATGAGTCGCTGGCGTATAAGAACGGATGCCGGGGTAAGTACGAGCTGATCACCGCCGTGACGAGGGTGTCGGGTTCTGAGGCGAAGCGGCGGATGCGGCTCGGCGGCTTGATCAGTGGGGCCGCGACCGCCGCCAGCGGGCTGCTGGGGCAGGAGGTGCCGGTGCAGCATCCCGCGGTCGCCGAGGGGCTCGCGTCGGGAGAGTTGGGGGTGGATGCGGCGGAGGTGATCGTGACCGCCCTCGAGCCGCTGTCGCGGCGGGTTGCTCCGGCGGACCTGGATCGGGCGGAGCGGGCGCTGGTGGCGTCGGCGACGGGGGCGATCACTCCGGAGACGGAGGGGTTGCCGGGGGCGGGGATCGCGTTCTCCGCCGACCTGATCCGGGCGCAGGCCCACGAGTGGGAAGCGCGGCTGGACCCGGACGGCGCTGCTCCCAGTGACGAGCAGACGGCGGCGAAGAGCACCGTCGGGTTCGGCCGCTTGAAGGCTGGCCTGTATCCCTTGCGGGGCGGGGTGACGCCGGAGCTCAAGGGCATCATGGACGGCATCTTCAACACGTTCCTCTCCGCCCACGCCGCACCCGCGTTCCCCAGCGAGGAGCAGCAGGCGTTGATCGAAGCGGGAGAGCTGATTCCCGGGGCGGAGGAGTTCGACGACCCGCGCACTGGCGGTGAGAAGCGAGCGGATATCCTCCGCGGGGTGTTCGAGGCCACAGCGAGGAATTCGAAGACGCCCACTATGGGCGGGGCGGCGCCAGTGGTGATGGTGCACGTAAATGCCAAGGATTTGAAGAGTGGGACCGGTGTCGGCTGGGTCGACGGGGTGGAGGCGCCCATTTCGCTGAAGGCGGTGCGGCAGAAGATGTGCGCCGGCGGGTATCAGAACGTGATCCTCGGGGAAGATGGTGAGGTTTTGCGGCTCGGTGAGAAGAAACGGTTCTTCACCCCCGCCCAGCGCCGGGCCATCGCAGCCCGCGACGGAGGCTGCGTCATACCGGGGTGCACGGTGGCGGCGGCGTGGTGCGAAGTTCACCACATCATCCCGTGGCAGCACCACGGAAAGACCGACATAAACAACGGAACTTTGCTCTGTTGGTACCACCACGCCACCATCGACACCTCCGGGTGGGAGATCCGCATGGTGCGAGGACGCCCCGAGGTACGCGGCCCGGTACTCTTCGACCCCACCCGCACCTGGCGGCCCGCCGCCACCCACCGCGCCAATACGGCCAGCGCCGCATCGGGCTAG
- a CDS encoding IS110 family transposase: MVSQQFSYVIGVDTHAKTHTLVALDHLGGKHGTAQTFPTTPPGLKRAQAWIERETTGPVLVAMEGTGSYGAQFCDLLTAAGVRVTETKPPKRGVRRAGKTDPIDAEHAARYALALPMEHLITPRNHAGHHAALTVLLTARAALKKAHSASNNRLTALLRGYGFGLDVRLALTAEQVKVVAAWRAHRNDDVGMVTIRAEAAREAREILSRQAELTANEKGLLKHVKALAPYLLLEHGVGAIVAAQLIVSWSHQGRIRSEAAFARFAGIAPIPASSGNTIRYRLHRGGDRALNTAIWVTTFYRYHHDPATAAYVEKRTKEGKTPKEIQRVLKRYIARHLFRVLDNHTI; this comes from the coding sequence ATGGTCTCACAGCAGTTCAGTTATGTCATCGGGGTGGATACCCATGCCAAGACACACACGCTGGTCGCCCTCGACCATCTGGGCGGGAAACACGGCACCGCGCAAACATTCCCGACAACTCCGCCCGGACTCAAACGGGCTCAGGCGTGGATCGAACGCGAAACAACGGGGCCGGTTTTGGTGGCCATGGAGGGCACCGGGTCCTACGGAGCCCAGTTCTGCGACCTCCTGACGGCCGCCGGCGTGCGCGTCACCGAAACCAAGCCGCCCAAGCGCGGCGTTCGCCGGGCCGGCAAAACCGACCCCATCGACGCAGAGCACGCCGCCCGCTACGCCCTCGCCCTGCCAATGGAGCACCTCATCACGCCCCGCAACCACGCTGGGCACCACGCAGCCTTGACGGTGCTACTGACCGCGCGCGCCGCCCTCAAGAAGGCCCACAGCGCCTCCAACAACCGCCTCACAGCGCTGCTGCGCGGGTACGGTTTCGGCCTGGACGTTCGCCTGGCCCTCACCGCCGAGCAAGTCAAAGTCGTCGCAGCCTGGCGCGCCCATCGAAACGATGACGTCGGCATGGTCACCATCCGCGCCGAGGCTGCCCGCGAAGCGCGAGAGATCCTCAGCCGTCAAGCCGAGCTCACGGCGAACGAGAAGGGCCTCCTCAAGCACGTGAAAGCCCTCGCCCCCTACCTGCTGCTTGAGCACGGCGTCGGCGCGATCGTCGCCGCGCAGCTGATCGTGTCGTGGTCGCACCAGGGACGCATCCGCTCCGAGGCCGCGTTCGCCCGCTTCGCGGGCATCGCGCCCATCCCCGCGTCATCGGGCAACACCATCCGCTACCGTCTGCACCGCGGCGGCGACCGGGCGCTCAACACCGCCATCTGGGTCACCACGTTCTACCGCTACCACCACGACCCGGCGACCGCCGCCTACGTCGAGAAACGGACGAAGGAAGGCAAGACACCCAAGGAGATCCAACGCGTCCTGAAACGCTACATCGCCCGGCACCTGTTCCGCGTCCTCGATAACCACACCATCTAA
- a CDS encoding TetR/AcrR family transcriptional regulator, with translation MPHPQQPGLRERKRRATHRAIQLAVLTLAKEHGIEKVTVDDISRVANVSARTFFNYFPSKDAAFVGDAPGIASADDVQAFVNGGPHGDMLTQLATLLAANMERTEDDHELYQLRREVMKDSTYLFGMRMATLRDFEAQLRQIVIQRFLRDDPGLAENPVRLEERALLFTLVAAAAIRHAWQCWADGSGTPSLSERVRASFDDVYEMTCRTD, from the coding sequence ATGCCGCACCCTCAACAGCCTGGCCTTCGCGAACGCAAGCGTCGCGCCACGCATCGGGCCATCCAGCTGGCCGTCCTGACCCTCGCCAAGGAACACGGCATTGAGAAGGTCACGGTCGACGACATCAGCCGGGTGGCGAACGTGTCGGCGCGAACGTTTTTTAATTACTTTCCGTCCAAGGACGCGGCGTTCGTAGGGGACGCGCCCGGCATTGCATCCGCTGACGACGTGCAGGCCTTCGTGAACGGCGGCCCGCACGGCGACATGCTCACGCAGCTGGCCACCCTGCTCGCGGCCAACATGGAGCGCACGGAAGACGACCACGAGCTCTACCAGCTGCGCCGCGAGGTGATGAAAGACAGCACCTATCTGTTCGGCATGCGGATGGCCACCCTACGCGACTTCGAGGCGCAGCTGCGGCAGATCGTGATTCAGCGATTTCTGCGGGATGATCCGGGCCTCGCCGAGAACCCGGTTCGGCTCGAGGAGCGTGCGCTGTTGTTCACCCTGGTGGCAGCGGCGGCGATCCGGCACGCCTGGCAATGCTGGGCTGACGGGAGCGGCACGCCCTCCCTGTCGGAGCGGGTTCGCGCCTCATTCGACGACGTGTACGAGATGACCTGCCGAACCGACTAA
- a CDS encoding alpha/beta hydrolase produces MTNRTRLITAVAGAVVLTLGLSGCVSAFMPQEAPSTSTPTGESVDAALEPFYSQVLKWNDCGEGMQCTTATAPLDYGDPSAGDVNLALVRHPATGGERVGSLLVNPGGPGASGYDIVKTSLDFVTDDTLQASFDVVGFDPRGVGRSSSVACYEPADMDEYLYGLTTAARGTDAWIAELEASSAAFGAACAANTGALLEHVDTESAARDLDLLRAVLGDAKLNYLGYSYGTYLGATFAELFPDKVGRLALDGALDPSTTNYEVTELQAKGFENALRAYLTDCLAGTDCAFRGSVDDSMATVSALLASVDVSPLTNSDGRQLGSNALLTAIIYPLYQQAAWPLLTTMFQSVMKNDATDAFQLADSYNGRQADGTYLDNSSEAFSAINCVDYAYNDDPAAMRAQAAEIEAAAPIIGKYMSFGDIGCANWPYTFTGERDEIHAQGAAPILVVGTTNDPATPYAWAESLSKQLDSGTLVTFQGEGHTAYNKGSQCVNDAVNNYLVKGIVPDADPMC; encoded by the coding sequence ATGACAAACCGAACCCGACTGATCACGGCCGTTGCCGGTGCGGTCGTGCTCACGCTCGGCCTGAGCGGCTGCGTCTCGGCGTTCATGCCCCAGGAGGCCCCGAGCACCTCCACGCCCACCGGTGAATCGGTTGACGCGGCCCTCGAGCCCTTCTACAGCCAGGTCTTGAAGTGGAACGACTGCGGCGAGGGAATGCAGTGCACCACCGCCACGGCTCCACTCGACTACGGCGACCCGAGCGCCGGTGACGTGAACCTCGCCCTCGTGCGGCACCCGGCGACCGGCGGTGAGCGCGTCGGCTCCCTGCTCGTGAACCCCGGCGGCCCCGGTGCGTCGGGCTACGACATCGTGAAGACGTCCCTCGATTTCGTCACGGACGACACGCTGCAGGCGAGCTTCGACGTTGTCGGCTTCGACCCCCGCGGCGTGGGCCGGTCCTCGTCGGTGGCCTGCTACGAGCCGGCCGACATGGATGAATACCTCTACGGTCTCACCACGGCCGCGCGGGGAACAGATGCCTGGATCGCCGAACTCGAGGCATCCTCGGCAGCCTTCGGGGCGGCGTGCGCCGCGAACACGGGCGCCCTGCTCGAACACGTCGACACGGAGAGCGCCGCCCGCGACCTGGATCTGCTGCGCGCCGTGCTCGGCGACGCGAAGCTCAACTACCTCGGCTACTCCTACGGAACCTACCTCGGTGCCACGTTCGCCGAGCTATTCCCCGACAAGGTCGGCCGCCTCGCCCTCGACGGTGCCCTCGACCCGTCCACCACGAACTACGAGGTGACCGAACTGCAGGCGAAGGGCTTCGAGAACGCGCTGCGCGCCTACCTCACCGACTGCCTGGCGGGCACGGACTGTGCCTTCCGCGGCAGTGTGGACGACTCGATGGCCACGGTATCCGCGCTGCTGGCATCCGTTGATGTCAGCCCGCTCACCAACAGCGACGGACGTCAGCTCGGGTCGAACGCCCTGCTCACGGCGATCATCTACCCGCTGTACCAGCAGGCGGCCTGGCCGCTGCTCACCACAATGTTCCAGAGCGTCATGAAGAACGACGCGACGGATGCCTTCCAGCTGGCGGATTCGTACAACGGTCGCCAGGCCGACGGCACGTACCTCGATAACTCGAGCGAGGCCTTCTCGGCGATCAACTGCGTGGACTATGCCTACAACGACGACCCCGCGGCCATGCGGGCGCAGGCCGCGGAGATTGAGGCCGCGGCGCCGATCATCGGCAAGTACATGAGCTTCGGCGACATCGGCTGCGCCAACTGGCCGTACACGTTCACCGGGGAGCGGGACGAAATCCACGCGCAGGGCGCCGCCCCGATTCTCGTGGTGGGTACCACGAACGACCCGGCCACGCCGTACGCCTGGGCCGAAAGTCTCTCGAAGCAGCTCGACAGCGGCACTCTGGTGACGTTCCAGGGGGAGGGGCACACCGCGTACAACAAGGGCAGCCAGTGCGTGAACGACGCGGTAAACAATTACCTCGTGAAGGGAATCGTTCCCGACGCCGATCCGATGTGCTGA